Proteins encoded by one window of Micromonospora coxensis:
- a CDS encoding ABC transporter substrate-binding protein — protein MLATRGPRAAILAAGAAFLLATSACGTTDKPEDSAAPQVRLYGTDGNMLNSFPGELKDRGNLVDGMKGTTPLTPLTEDFKERLLAVDPDLKDYLYAAEAYDAVVISALAAQLAGSTDPAAIARQIVGVTTNGQRCTETKACLALARAGQDIEYRGPSLSRAGFTDNGEPATASYATMHFDDQKINDAKTEFVGAGDESGASTKLPPKPKKQQGGRTDRSDGSPLILGGLLPKTGDLALANPPLAAGAALAVREINAAGGVLGEPMVWIDGDDGTSVAVAKATVASHIRDKVHVIIGAGGSGISAAVLPDVVAAGRILFSPSNTDSGLSKADDKGLYFRTAPPDSLQGRALADVMLRDGPDRIVVVARKDSYGEGLQETVRAELERAGIGADRVKLLTYEPPEDAQAAPVDFSGMAKEIKTYGPEAVLVIGFAESAGLITALDEAGVPIRH, from the coding sequence ATGCTCGCAACACGCGGCCCGCGCGCTGCCATCCTGGCGGCGGGTGCGGCGTTCCTGCTCGCCACCAGCGCATGCGGGACCACCGACAAGCCCGAGGACTCGGCAGCCCCACAGGTGCGCCTCTACGGCACCGACGGCAACATGCTGAACTCCTTCCCGGGGGAGTTGAAGGATCGGGGCAATCTGGTCGACGGCATGAAGGGCACCACCCCGCTCACGCCGTTGACCGAGGACTTCAAGGAGCGACTGCTCGCGGTCGACCCCGACCTGAAGGACTACCTCTACGCCGCCGAGGCGTACGACGCGGTGGTGATCAGCGCGTTGGCGGCGCAGCTCGCCGGGAGCACCGACCCGGCGGCCATCGCCCGGCAGATCGTCGGGGTGACCACCAACGGCCAGCGCTGCACGGAGACGAAGGCCTGCCTGGCGCTGGCCCGCGCCGGGCAGGACATCGAGTACCGCGGCCCCTCGCTGTCGCGGGCCGGCTTCACCGACAACGGCGAGCCGGCCACCGCGAGCTACGCGACGATGCACTTCGACGACCAGAAGATCAACGACGCGAAGACCGAGTTCGTCGGCGCCGGTGACGAGTCCGGGGCGAGCACCAAGCTCCCGCCGAAGCCGAAGAAGCAGCAGGGTGGCCGCACCGACCGCAGCGACGGCTCCCCGCTGATCCTCGGCGGGCTGCTGCCGAAGACCGGTGACCTGGCCCTGGCCAACCCGCCGCTGGCGGCCGGCGCCGCCCTGGCGGTCCGGGAGATCAACGCCGCGGGTGGCGTGCTCGGTGAGCCGATGGTCTGGATCGACGGCGACGACGGCACCAGCGTGGCGGTCGCCAAGGCCACCGTCGCCTCGCACATCCGCGACAAGGTGCACGTCATCATCGGCGCCGGCGGTTCCGGCATCTCCGCCGCCGTGCTGCCGGACGTGGTGGCGGCCGGCCGGATCCTCTTCTCGCCCTCGAACACCGACTCCGGGCTGAGCAAGGCCGACGACAAGGGCCTGTACTTCCGTACCGCCCCGCCGGACAGCCTCCAGGGCCGCGCCCTGGCCGACGTCATGCTGCGCGACGGCCCGGACCGGATCGTCGTGGTGGCCCGCAAGGACTCCTACGGCGAGGGCCTCCAGGAGACCGTCCGGGCCGAGCTGGAGCGGGCCGGCATCGGCGCCGACCGGGTGAAGCTGCTGACCTACGAGCCGCCGGAGGACGCCCAGGCCGCCCCGGTGGACTTCAGCGGCATGGCCAAGGAGATCAAGACGTACGGCCCGGAGGCGGTGCTGGTCATCGGCTTCGCCGAGTCCGCCGGGCTGATCACGGCGCTGGACGAGGCGGGCGTGCCGATCCGGCACTGA